Proteins from a single region of Mytilus trossulus isolate FHL-02 chromosome 2, PNRI_Mtr1.1.1.hap1, whole genome shotgun sequence:
- the LOC134707620 gene encoding uncharacterized protein LOC134707620, producing the protein MTDTRMKNELVMDDFEDEDIDVPVLRLYPLQDEDGKKFTGKKNKYVRNVVTPTIAFGRTQSFLSDSSRSHTPDRLVFPGQNRPKSAGCMLRELKTPTIGRQRNSMRPDLEPEEVRYLPDAPKKVSRDELETIVSRLQRQTNSGRARTALTRRINQKRLEQSKNLRVDYLAFDPYRFRGLRRVTKDEMDSIVSRLSTFPNDRKPAESERYSIAKENHEKLGVLNSYRWKGIRNC; encoded by the exons aTGACTGATACAAGGATGAAAAACGAATTGG TTATGGATGATTTTGAAGATGAAGATATAGATGTTCCAGTTTTGAGATTATATCCGCTTCAAGATGAAGATGGAAAGAAGTTCACaggaaaaaagaacaaatatgtTCGAAATGTAGTGACACCAACCATAGCATTCGGGAGGACTCAGTCTTTTCTCTCCGATAGTAGTCGTTCACACACACCTGATCGTCTGGTGTTTCCTGGACAAAATCGACCAAAAAGTGCCGGCTGTATGCTACGGGAGTTAAAGACACCAACAATAGGTCGACAACGAAATTCTATGAGACCAGATCTGGAACCAGAAGAAGTAAGATATTTACCGGATGCACCTAAAAAAGTATCACGTGATGAACTTGAAACAATTGTGTCGCGTTTGCAACGACAAACCAATTCTGGACGTGCACGGACCGCATTAACAAGAAGAATTAACCAGAAAAGACTAGAGCAGTCCAAAAATCTCCGGGTTGACTATTTAGCATTTGATCCTTATAGATTCAGAGGTTTGCGGAGGGTTACAAAAGATGAAATGGACAGTATTGTGAGTCGGTTGTCTACTTTTCCGAATGACCGCAAACCAGCAGAATCCGAACGCTACAGTATCGCAAaggaaaatcatgaaaaactTGGTGTTTTAAATAGTTATAGATGGAAAGGAATTCgtaattgttaa